TCGCTCGCCGAGTTCGCCGGCCAGCAGCACTTCTTGGGCAAAGGGAAGCTGCTGCGACGGCTGTTGAAAGCCGACCGCCTCGGCTCGGTCATTTTCTACGGGCCGCCCGGCACCGGCAAAACGACGCTGGCGCGGTTGCTGGCCCACGAAAGCCGCAGTCATTATCAGCAACTCAACGCCGTCACCAGCGGGGTCAAGGATCTGCGCGACGTCATCGACGCGGCCCGCGACCGGCTGGCGGCCAGGGGGCAGAAAACGCTGCTCTTCGTCGATGAGATCCATCGCTTCAACCGGGCACAGCAAGACGTGCTATTGCCGGACGTCGAAGACGGCTCGATCGTACTGGTCGGCGCCACCACGCAAAACCCCTTTTTCGCCATCAACAGCGCGCTGGTCAGCCGCAGCCGAATCTTTCAGTTCCAACCGCTGTCGAACGACGATATCAAGACGGTCGTCCGCCGGGCACTGGCCGATGGCGAGCGGGGGCTGGGGGGCGAAGACGTGCGCATGGAGGAAAACGCGCTCGATTTTCTGGCCGAGGTGAGTGACGGCGATGCCCGGCGTGCGTTGGCGGCGCTGGAGGTCGGCGTCTTGTCGAGCGACGAGCGGCCGCTGGTGTTCACTCGGGCGCTGGCCGCGGAATCGGTGCAACGCAAGGCGATCGAGTACGACGCCACGGGCGACGCCCACTACGATGCCGCCAGCGCGTTGATCAAGAGCATCCGCGGCAGCGACCCCGACGCGGCCCTCTATTGGCTGGCCCGCATGCTCGAGTCGGGCGAAGATGTTCGGTTTCTTGCCCGGCGGATTGTGATTGCCGCCAGCGAAGACATCGGCAACGCCGATCCGCAGGCCCTGTTGCTGGCCGTGGCCGCGATGCAGGCCTGCGAGTTCGTCGGGCTGCCGGAGTGCCAATTGCCGCTGGCTCAGGCCGTGACGTATCTGGCTTGCGCACCCAAATCGAACGCGGCCACGGTGGGCATCGGCGAGGCCCGGCGCGACGTGGCCGAAGGGCGGCTGCTGCCGGTGCCCGTCCACTTGCGCGACCGGCACTATCCGGGCGCCAAGCGGTTAGGGCTTGGCGAAGGCTATCAGTATTCGCACGACGTTGAGGGCGGCATCGCCGCTCAGGATTATTTGGGCGTGGAGCGCGAATACTATCGGCCCGTGCCGCGCGGGTTCGAGGCCGAGTTGGCCGAGCGGTTGCAGACGATCCGTGCCAAATTGCGTGAGGGCCGGCAACGGACCGACGGTGATGTTTGAGATTTGGTTGCGACCGAATCGCCGCTTTCTGGCCTTTGCCGCGATTCTGCCGGCGGCCGCATTCGTTGCGGGAATGGCCCTAGTGGCGGCCGCGCGAAGCGGTCCAGGGCGCGGATGGCTGCTGGTGCCCGGCGCGATGGTTAGCGGCGTCTCACTGGTGGGGCTGCTGTTCTTGTTCTGGCAATCGCGGCAGGCCCGCTTGGCGTGCGACGGCCGGCGGCTGCTGGTGCAGCTTGGCAGCCTGCGGCCGGTGGCGGTGCCGCTGGAAGTGGTGGAAGGCTTCTTGCTGGGACAAGGCCCTAGCTTCTTGCCGGGCAAACGTTACGAAGCCGCCCAAGTCGCGAACTTTGTCGTGCGACTGGCCGAGCGGGCCGGCGAGTGG
This genomic stretch from Pirellulales bacterium harbors:
- a CDS encoding replication-associated recombination protein A is translated as MSSSLFEAAEAANRRNAEPLAARMRPRSLAEFAGQQHFLGKGKLLRRLLKADRLGSVIFYGPPGTGKTTLARLLAHESRSHYQQLNAVTSGVKDLRDVIDAARDRLAARGQKTLLFVDEIHRFNRAQQDVLLPDVEDGSIVLVGATTQNPFFAINSALVSRSRIFQFQPLSNDDIKTVVRRALADGERGLGGEDVRMEENALDFLAEVSDGDARRALAALEVGVLSSDERPLVFTRALAAESVQRKAIEYDATGDAHYDAASALIKSIRGSDPDAALYWLARMLESGEDVRFLARRIVIAASEDIGNADPQALLLAVAAMQACEFVGLPECQLPLAQAVTYLACAPKSNAATVGIGEARRDVAEGRLLPVPVHLRDRHYPGAKRLGLGEGYQYSHDVEGGIAAQDYLGVEREYYRPVPRGFEAELAERLQTIRAKLREGRQRTDGDV